A portion of the Paenibacillus hamazuiensis genome contains these proteins:
- a CDS encoding ATP-binding protein, with translation MRKKLAAAAVTLIILAATYGFLFQTILSHERKAPVAAGGLLDLSGWSFGEDGVVPLDGEWEFYPGQLVDHNQVQSASGGRGALPSSLINVPGSWASQMDTLGMATYRLQIRIDDASRIYGIKTLSIQMSNRIIVNGVVVGSSGTPAGKQLYEASNKPYVSYFTLQPGWNELVVQVANYNFQASSGIMNSIFFGDSSHISGLRDNAIAHDLVSICCFLIMGLYFIGLYSQRKRDYSLLAFGLLCVFIAMFLSTRGERLLLFLFNSIPYWLYIRIQIVSVYAGGMALLLYVYTAFRAFCSKRFIYAGIVWGLIMIVCGLEFAETAYKQTLLMVTTAYGTYPFLYAMYVFVLAAFHRAEGSLYLVAAAVALNHYVMVQNLNIYSNLPLHSVVPFEVFLFLLMLALMMSLRFSNAFKKIEQLSVQLLNADKLKDDFLSRTSHEFKTPLAGVITISQSMIEDRRHPLPKEQQEKMELVVSISKKLSQLVLDILDLSKLKQGDMTVRPVPVDVRSTVDIVLRIFSFMTMGKNVRLINNVPVNLPKIWADENRFRQILNNLIDNAVKYTEYGTIEVSARAAGARIEIAVKDTGKGIARHDLERIFEPFQTFEDSAGQSFGLGLSIVKQLVELQNGTITVSSAEGEGTVFTFSLPSSGEEGGAGTNTPVYDEEKQDPDYSFDTPFYAENGGKHTILIADDHFSNLKILIDELKPLGCNVIAVKNGFEAVEQINRPNAVDLVILDLMMPGMTGYEVCQEIRKNYSLLEMPVLMLTTAVQPQDKLAAFEAGANDFLPKPFDTMELKARIKGLLLMKDSLEKAIELEVAFLQSQIKPHFLYNVLNTIVALSYTDEEKSRKLTTDLADYLRGSFRFSNVQKRTTFAQELNLIRSYVEIERARFKDRLRIEYDIADAMHGVMIPPLLLQPLVENAIRHGIRGRTEGGTVKITAAPAVGCYIFQIEDDGVGIEPERLEQLLGRKTGGPQGVGLKNIMKRLKYEYNSELKLESTPGGGTVVTVSIPAEAERARLMQTV, from the coding sequence ATGCGAAAAAAATTGGCGGCTGCGGCCGTAACTCTCATCATTTTAGCGGCTACATACGGCTTCTTGTTTCAAACGATCCTGTCACATGAACGAAAGGCGCCCGTTGCCGCAGGCGGTCTTTTGGACCTGAGCGGCTGGAGCTTCGGTGAAGACGGCGTCGTTCCATTGGACGGGGAATGGGAGTTTTACCCGGGACAATTGGTCGATCATAATCAAGTGCAATCCGCTTCCGGCGGCCGCGGCGCTCTGCCGTCGTCGCTGATCAACGTGCCCGGTTCATGGGCGTCGCAGATGGATACGCTTGGCATGGCCACATACCGGCTGCAGATCCGTATCGATGACGCGAGCCGCATCTATGGAATCAAGACGTTGTCCATCCAAATGTCCAACCGCATCATCGTCAACGGCGTTGTCGTCGGTTCCAGCGGAACCCCGGCGGGAAAGCAACTGTACGAAGCAAGCAACAAGCCGTATGTAAGTTACTTTACGTTGCAGCCGGGCTGGAACGAGCTGGTCGTGCAGGTGGCCAATTACAATTTTCAAGCCAGCAGCGGCATTATGAATTCGATTTTCTTCGGCGACTCTTCCCATATTTCCGGCTTGCGCGATAACGCGATCGCCCACGATCTCGTATCCATCTGCTGTTTTTTGATTATGGGACTGTATTTTATCGGCTTGTACAGCCAGCGAAAAAGAGACTATTCACTCCTCGCATTCGGCCTGTTATGCGTATTTATCGCGATGTTTCTGTCAACGCGCGGCGAAAGATTGCTGCTGTTCTTGTTCAACTCCATCCCGTATTGGCTTTATATCCGTATTCAGATCGTTTCCGTTTACGCCGGAGGCATGGCGCTTTTGCTGTATGTGTACACGGCCTTTCGGGCATTTTGCTCCAAGCGGTTCATTTATGCGGGAATTGTTTGGGGGCTGATCATGATCGTGTGCGGGCTGGAGTTCGCCGAAACGGCATATAAACAAACGCTGCTGATGGTGACGACGGCTTACGGCACCTATCCGTTTTTGTATGCGATGTATGTGTTCGTGCTGGCGGCGTTTCACCGCGCGGAAGGCAGCTTGTATTTGGTAGCGGCCGCGGTAGCCTTGAATCATTACGTAATGGTACAAAACTTGAACATTTACAGCAATTTGCCCTTGCATTCCGTCGTTCCTTTCGAGGTGTTCCTGTTTCTGCTGATGCTCGCCTTGATGATGTCGCTTCGGTTCTCCAACGCGTTTAAAAAGATCGAGCAGCTGTCCGTCCAACTGCTGAATGCGGATAAACTCAAGGACGATTTTCTCTCCCGCACGTCGCATGAATTTAAAACGCCGCTTGCCGGCGTCATTACCATTTCGCAGTCGATGATTGAGGACCGGCGCCATCCGCTGCCGAAGGAGCAGCAGGAGAAGATGGAGCTTGTCGTCAGCATCAGCAAAAAGCTATCCCAGCTTGTGCTCGACATCCTCGATTTGTCCAAGCTGAAGCAAGGCGACATGACCGTGCGGCCTGTGCCGGTCGATGTGCGCTCGACGGTCGACATCGTTTTGCGGATTTTTTCATTTATGACGATGGGCAAAAATGTGCGCTTGATCAACAACGTTCCGGTAAACTTGCCGAAAATATGGGCGGACGAAAACCGCTTCCGGCAAATACTCAATAATTTGATCGATAACGCGGTCAAATATACCGAATACGGAACCATTGAAGTATCGGCGCGGGCCGCCGGGGCGAGGATTGAAATTGCCGTTAAAGATACGGGGAAAGGGATTGCCCGGCACGATCTTGAACGAATCTTCGAGCCGTTCCAAACGTTTGAAGATTCCGCGGGCCAAAGCTTCGGACTCGGACTGTCCATCGTCAAACAGCTGGTCGAGCTGCAAAACGGCACGATCACGGTTTCGTCTGCGGAGGGCGAAGGGACAGTGTTTACGTTCAGCCTCCCATCCTCCGGAGAAGAAGGCGGTGCAGGGACGAACACGCCTGTCTATGACGAAGAGAAGCAGGATCCGGATTATTCGTTCGACACCCCCTTTTATGCGGAAAATGGCGGAAAACATACGATTCTGATTGCGGACGATCATTTTTCGAACCTGAAAATATTAATCGACGAACTGAAGCCGCTTGGCTGCAATGTCATTGCCGTCAAAAACGGCTTCGAAGCCGTGGAGCAAATCAATAGGCCGAATGCGGTCGACCTCGTGATATTGGATCTGATGATGCCCGGAATGACGGGGTATGAGGTGTGCCAGGAAATCCGCAAAAACTACAGTTTGCTGGAAATGCCGGTGCTGATGTTGACGACGGCGGTTCAGCCGCAGGATAAACTCGCCGCCTTCGAGGCGGGGGCCAACGATTTTTTGCCGAAGCCGTTCGATACGATGGAGCTGAAGGCGAGAATCAAAGGACTTCTGCTGATGAAGGATTCGCTCGAAAAGGCGATCGAATTGGAGGTGGCGTTTCTTCAATCGCAGATCAAGCCTCATTTTTTGTACAACGTGCTGAATACGATTGTTGCTTTAAGTTATACGGATGAGGAAAAATCCCGCAAGCTGACGACCGATCTAGCCGACTATTTGCGCGGCAGCTTCCGGTTCAGCAACGTCCAGAAGCGGACTACCTTCGCCCAGGAGCTGAATCTGATCCGCTCTTATGTAGAGATTGAACGGGCGAGGTTCAAGGACCGCCTGCGGATCGAATACGACATCGCCGACGCGATGCATGGAGTCATGATTCCTCCGCTGCTCCTTCAGCCGCTCGTCGAGAACGCCATCCGGCACGGGATACGAGGCAGGACCGAAGGGGGAACGGTAAAAATCACGGCTGCCCCAGCTGTGGGATGCTATATTTTTCAAATCGAAGACGACGGCGTCGGCATTGAGCCCGAACGGTTGGAGCAGCTGCTCGGCCGGAAGACCGGCGGCCCGCAGGGGGTCGGGCTAAAAAATATTATGAAGCGGCTCAAATACGAATATAACTCGGAGCTGAAGCTGGAGAGCACCCCGGGAGGCGGAACGGTAGTAACGGTATCGATTCCGGCCGAAGCGGAGAGGGCCCGTCTTATGCAGACGGTGTAG
- a CDS encoding response regulator → MIRVLLIDDEESALDILEILLREIGGVTVAGRFTNPLQALDSLEELQVDAVFLDIQMPGILGVEAARRIKANKPQTQIVFTTAYSEYAVEAFEIRSEDYLLKPFTKERLRNTVSRLVKVAPGDVSEKNGTYVRFLGGFEIQTANGLLPWKTNKEKELCAFLLHHGGSRIDAATIIESIWPESELSKARTYLYTCISYLRKTFQMSGVQAVVDKIGRGYVIEMNAIESDVTEFSAIMEKAAAGGNPDERLYEKLNALHRGEYLEGCDFGWALWKREELKAKYIETLRTMHKHFMRNGNVPQATDSLQRILALSPDSEKDGRELIRLYASTDQRNEALKVFRQLDHAVRVNLGVELEEETVRLYKDISLTG, encoded by the coding sequence GATGAAGAAAGCGCGCTGGATATATTGGAAATTCTGCTTCGCGAGATCGGCGGCGTCACGGTTGCCGGGAGATTTACAAACCCGCTTCAGGCGCTGGATTCGCTGGAGGAGCTCCAGGTGGACGCCGTGTTTTTGGATATCCAGATGCCCGGCATATTGGGGGTGGAGGCGGCGAGACGGATCAAGGCGAACAAGCCGCAAACCCAGATCGTGTTTACGACGGCTTACTCCGAGTACGCGGTGGAAGCGTTCGAGATACGCTCCGAAGATTATTTGTTAAAGCCGTTTACGAAAGAGAGGCTGCGGAATACCGTTTCGCGTCTCGTGAAGGTTGCTCCAGGCGATGTTTCGGAGAAAAATGGTACATACGTGCGATTTCTGGGCGGGTTCGAGATCCAAACGGCAAACGGCCTGCTCCCGTGGAAAACGAACAAGGAAAAGGAGCTTTGCGCGTTTCTGCTCCATCACGGCGGCAGCCGTATCGACGCGGCCACCATTATCGAATCGATTTGGCCGGAGTCCGAGCTGAGCAAAGCGAGAACGTATTTGTATACCTGCATCTCTTATTTGCGGAAAACTTTTCAGATGAGCGGAGTTCAGGCGGTGGTGGACAAAATCGGCCGAGGGTACGTGATTGAAATGAACGCCATCGAAAGCGATGTGACGGAATTTTCGGCCATTATGGAGAAGGCGGCAGCGGGGGGAAATCCGGACGAGCGGCTTTATGAGAAGCTGAACGCTCTGCACCGCGGCGAATATTTGGAAGGCTGCGATTTCGGCTGGGCGCTGTGGAAGCGGGAGGAGCTGAAAGCGAAATATATCGAAACGTTGAGAACGATGCACAAGCATTTTATGCGAAACGGAAATGTTCCCCAGGCGACCGACAGCTTGCAGCGCATACTGGCGCTTTCGCCCGATTCCGAGAAGGACGGCCGGGAGCTGATCCGGCTGTATGCAAGCACGGACCAACGCAACGAAGCTTTGAAGGTATTCCGCCAGCTGGACCACGCCGTACGGGTAAATCTCGGCGTGGAGCTCGAAGAAGAAACGGTCCGGTTGTACAAGGATATTTCCTTGACCGGTTGA